The window GAGGTACTGGACCTGCGAGACTGAGGAACTTCGATAGACGGTCGTTACAACCGCGCCAGCGGCGAGCAGGGCGAAATCGGATTGTGCCCACTCCATCCGCGTGTCGGCGAAAATGCCGATCCGGTCGTCCGCGGTAACACCGAGGTCGCGGAATCCGGCCGCGAGGTTGTGGACGATGTCTCGCATTGTAGCATACGAAAGCGTGCGAAATTCGCCGTCCGGGGCCGCCGGAAGCACGGTTTCGGTGAGCGAGCGACGGTACACCCCGCCCTTGTACTGCTGTGCTGGGCGGTTTGCGTATCGCTCGGCGCTGTCCTCGAACATCCTGGACAGCGTCGTCCGCTCGATGACCGGGTCTGTGTACTCCTGTTCTGCGTCACGCCACTCCATACCATTCCCTTCAGACCCTGGCGACATTAAGGTAGTGTAAAACTATATAAGAGTTTATTGGTGTTTTCGCGGTTTCGGGTTCGTCACTCGTCTTTCCTCTGTTCGAGATAATGGAGAACTCCGCGAGTGTTCAATTCGGCTTCGGCGCGGGCCTTTCGCTCGCCCCACACGTCGTCCATTTCCTGTTCCGACACGAAGTGCTCGATAACCGCCTCGTCGTCGTCCTCGGCGGCGCGTTGCGATTCGACCGCCGAGACCCACTGCGAGAGCACTTCGCCGTATTCGTCCATCGCCTCGTCGGAGTACGGACGCGGCCCGAAATGCGGATACAAAAGCGTCGTCGGTTCGATTTCCCGGATGGTTTCCACGTCGTCCAGACACCGGTCGAGGTCGAAATCCGACGGTGGCGAGGTTTCACGGACGCGCTCGATGCTCGGCACCCAGATACCCGCGGCGTCGGCCGTGAACACAGCGTCGTTCTCGTCGTCGTAGAAGACGACTTGGTGCGGGGCGTGTCCCGGTGCGTGGATAACGTCCAACTCGTGGCCGCAGTCGATGGCATCACCGTCGGTCAGTTCGACGACGCGCTCTTCGGGAACCGGTTTCGGTTCGACGTAGAACTCCCATTGGTCGCCGACCGCGCTCTTCGTCCCCTTGACGAGATATTTCGGGTTCACGAGGTGGCGGGCACCGATTTCGTGGATGTACACGTCCGCATTCGGACACTCCTCGGCGAGAAAGCCCGCGCCACCCGCGTGGTCGAGATGGACGTGCGTCAGCACGATCGATTCCAACTCCTCCCGCGCGATATCGAGTTCATCCAGCGCGTCGAGGATTCGCTCGTAGTTCATCCCGATGCCGGAGTCGATGAGTGCCGGCTTTTCCGTATCGAGGATGTATACCGCACCGTAAGCCTCGGTGTCGTACATTCCGGTGTCGAGGTAGTATAGGTCCGAACAGTCGCCCGTCGTGACTTCCCGAAGGTCGCCGATTGCCATAGAAGAGTCAATGTGAGTTGCTGGCAAAAAACGATTCGCTAGCGCGGAGCACTGGAGTCGGAAGGGTCGGTTGTGGAACTTTGGTACGGAGGGTAACGGCGCAGCAACTCTCGACACGTCTGAACGACTCGGCGATGACCTTCCGATTCAACGACGGTTCAACTGACTTCGACGACCGTTCGAACGATTCTCCAAAACTCCACACCCCATAGTCGAAAGAGCGATACGGTTTTTTGCAGGCGGACTGAAACCCGACACAGGAATGCTCGACAGGAAGTATATTAGGGACCATCCCGACGAAGTCCGAGCGGCCCTCGAAAATCGAGGCGCCGACGTGGACGTAGACGAGTTCCTCGACCTGGACGAAGAGTGGCGAGAACTGAAGGCGCGGGGCGACGACCTGCGCCACGAACGAAACGAGGTCAGCCGAAGTATCGGCGACCTGAAACAGGAAGGCAAGGAGGAGGAAGCACAGGAAGCCATCGAACGTTCGAGCGACCTCAAAGCCGAGTTAGAGGAGGTCGAAGCGCGCGCCGACGAACTCGATACGAAACTCGAAGAGCGAATCCTCGAAATCCCGAACGTTCCACACGAGAGCGTCCCGGTCGGCGAGGACGAAGCGGACAACGAGGAGGTTCGCAGGGAAGGCTTCGACGACCTGCGTGACCTACCTGAAGAGATTATCCCGCACTACGATCTCGGCGAGGAGTTAGAAATCATCGACGAGGCACGCGGAGCAAAAGTCTCGGGCAGTGGCTTTTACTTCCTCAAGGGAGACGGTGCGCGACTCGAACACGCGCTCATCCAGTTCATGCTGGAGGTTCACCGCGAACAGGAGTACGTGGACGTATTCCCACCGGTACCGGTCGATAGCGAGGCGATGACCGGGACGGGACAGCTGCCGAAGTTCGCCGACGATGCGTATAAAATCGAGGGCGACGACCTCTGGCTCTGCCCGACGGCCGAAGTACCGGTGACGAACATGTACGCCGGGGACATCCTCCTGCGTGAAGACCTCCCACTAAAGCATCAGGCCTACACGCCGAACTTCCGCCGAGAGGCAGGCGAACACGGTGTGGCGACGCGGGGAATCGTTCGTGTCCATCAGTTCAACAAGGTCGAGCTGGTCAACTTCGTCGAACCGGAGGAAAGCTACGACCGGTTGGAGGGACTGCTCGCGGAGGCCGAGGAGGTCCTTCAGAAACTCGGCTTGCCG of the Haladaptatus caseinilyticus genome contains:
- a CDS encoding MBL fold metallo-hydrolase → MAIGDLREVTTGDCSDLYYLDTGMYDTEAYGAVYILDTEKPALIDSGIGMNYERILDALDELDIAREELESIVLTHVHLDHAGGAGFLAEECPNADVYIHEIGARHLVNPKYLVKGTKSAVGDQWEFYVEPKPVPEERVVELTDGDAIDCGHELDVIHAPGHAPHQVVFYDDENDAVFTADAAGIWVPSIERVRETSPPSDFDLDRCLDDVETIREIEPTTLLYPHFGPRPYSDEAMDEYGEVLSQWVSAVESQRAAEDDDEAVIEHFVSEQEMDDVWGERKARAEAELNTRGVLHYLEQRKDE
- the serS gene encoding serine--tRNA ligase is translated as MLDRKYIRDHPDEVRAALENRGADVDVDEFLDLDEEWRELKARGDDLRHERNEVSRSIGDLKQEGKEEEAQEAIERSSDLKAELEEVEARADELDTKLEERILEIPNVPHESVPVGEDEADNEEVRREGFDDLRDLPEEIIPHYDLGEELEIIDEARGAKVSGSGFYFLKGDGARLEHALIQFMLEVHREQEYVDVFPPVPVDSEAMTGTGQLPKFADDAYKIEGDDLWLCPTAEVPVTNMYAGDILLREDLPLKHQAYTPNFRREAGEHGVATRGIVRVHQFNKVELVNFVEPEESYDRLEGLLAEAEEVLQKLGLPYRILNLCTGDLTFSSAKTYDIEVWAPGDDMEDGPEAGGRWLEVSSASNFEDFQARRAGLRYRPERHESTEYLHTLNASGTAVGRVMVALLEYYQNDDGTVTVPEVLRPYMGGQEVIEGHEPVGESALGSGDKE